From one Streptomyces sp. SCSIO 30461 genomic stretch:
- a CDS encoding CbtA family protein gives MNSATVRALLVRGMLAGVLAGLLSYGLAYLIGEPQIDAAIAVEEAGAAHHGHGGGGGEPEEELVSRAVQATAGLSTAVLVYGTALGGITALALCFALGRLGAFGARATAALVAAGGFVAVAFVPFLKYPANPPAVGDPGTLNQRTAMFFLMIVFSVLLLIGAVLIGKKLAPRWGNWNATVAAGAVFTVVVGVALAFLPAGDATPEHFPADVLWQFRLASLGVQALLWAALGLILGEFAQRVLEPKAAASQGPRESAAPVAVN, from the coding sequence ATGAATTCCGCAACTGTAAGGGCCCTGCTCGTCCGCGGCATGCTCGCGGGCGTGCTCGCCGGGCTGCTCTCCTACGGACTGGCCTACCTCATCGGTGAACCGCAGATCGACGCCGCCATCGCGGTCGAGGAGGCGGGCGCGGCCCACCACGGCCACGGCGGTGGCGGTGGCGAGCCGGAGGAGGAACTGGTCAGCCGCGCGGTGCAGGCGACCGCCGGTCTGAGCACGGCTGTTCTGGTCTACGGCACGGCGCTCGGTGGCATCACCGCGCTGGCGCTGTGCTTCGCGCTCGGCCGGTTGGGGGCCTTCGGCGCCCGTGCCACGGCCGCGCTCGTCGCGGCGGGCGGCTTCGTCGCCGTCGCGTTCGTACCGTTCCTCAAGTACCCGGCCAACCCGCCGGCCGTCGGTGACCCGGGGACACTCAACCAGCGCACCGCGATGTTCTTCCTGATGATCGTGTTCAGCGTGCTGCTGCTGATCGGTGCGGTGCTGATCGGCAAGAAGCTGGCACCACGCTGGGGCAACTGGAACGCGACGGTCGCCGCGGGCGCCGTCTTCACCGTGGTGGTGGGTGTCGCGCTGGCCTTTCTGCCGGCGGGCGACGCGACCCCGGAGCACTTCCCGGCCGATGTCCTGTGGCAGTTCAGGCTGGCGTCGCTCGGCGTCCAGGCGCTGCTCTGGGCAGCGCTCGGGCTGATCCTCGGCGAGTTCGCCCAGCGGGTGCTCGAGCCCAAGGCCGCCGCGTCGCAGGGGCCGCGCGAGTCGGCAGCCCCGGTGGCCGTGAACTGA
- a CDS encoding alpha/beta hydrolase, with protein MDTFSYPAGDGRPLRATRLGTGPTLVLLHESGSGAGHDHGGGLLPLARRLTDSYTVIVSEARDADDAAALAEHLGLGNAAVGGTGRGAVVALRAAADHPEPFGAAVVIDADEVLGAVGEGIDAPDGIDLSTVRVPTLVIPGTAGELARALPQGKLANLSPCGDEDPAQWMAPAVWAFLTTHLTRRPARVLV; from the coding sequence ATGGACACGTTCAGCTATCCCGCCGGTGACGGTCGCCCGCTGCGGGCCACCCGGCTCGGCACCGGACCAACCCTGGTCCTCCTGCACGAATCGGGCTCAGGCGCGGGCCACGACCACGGCGGTGGTCTGCTCCCACTGGCCCGGCGGCTCACCGACAGCTACACCGTCATCGTGTCCGAGGCGCGGGACGCCGACGATGCCGCCGCGCTCGCCGAGCATCTGGGGCTGGGCAACGCCGCCGTCGGCGGCACCGGCAGGGGAGCCGTCGTCGCGCTGCGAGCGGCGGCCGACCATCCCGAGCCGTTCGGGGCCGCGGTCGTCATCGACGCCGACGAGGTGCTCGGCGCCGTCGGTGAGGGCATCGACGCCCCCGACGGCATCGACCTCTCCACCGTCCGCGTACCCACCCTTGTCATCCCGGGCACCGCCGGGGAGCTGGCCCGCGCACTCCCTCAGGGGAAGCTCGCGAACCTGAGTCCGTGCGGCGACGAGGACCCGGCCCAGTGGATGGCACCCGCGGTATGGGCCTTCCTCACCACGCATCTCACACGGCGGCCCGCGCGGGTCCTCGTGTGA
- a CDS encoding response regulator transcription factor, whose amino-acid sequence MIRVLVVDDEALIRTGFQHILDAADDIEVVAAVPGGDAVRTAQELRPDVVLLDIRMPDVDGLTVLAALRRLPQPPVVAMLTTFDMDEYVATALRSGAAGFLLKDTDPEALPYLVRTLADGGAVLSSKITRTVVDRYLETGAGCRESAARGLGLLTERERDVLVLVADGLSNGEIAARMHLSTGTVKDHVSAILTKLDVASRVQAALLAERAGMLRPPTRTADDRPAGEHAGDHTGEAAP is encoded by the coding sequence GTGATCCGGGTACTGGTGGTCGATGACGAAGCCCTGATCCGTACGGGCTTCCAGCACATCCTCGACGCGGCGGACGACATCGAGGTCGTCGCGGCGGTCCCAGGCGGCGATGCGGTCAGGACCGCCCAGGAACTGCGCCCCGACGTGGTTCTGCTCGACATCCGGATGCCGGACGTGGACGGGCTCACCGTACTGGCAGCGCTGCGCAGACTCCCGCAGCCACCGGTGGTAGCCATGCTCACGACCTTCGACATGGACGAGTACGTGGCCACGGCACTGCGCTCCGGCGCCGCCGGGTTCCTGCTCAAGGACACCGACCCCGAGGCGTTGCCGTACCTGGTGCGGACTCTGGCCGACGGGGGTGCCGTGCTGTCGTCCAAGATCACCCGCACGGTCGTGGACCGCTACCTCGAAACGGGCGCGGGCTGCCGGGAGAGCGCGGCACGAGGCCTCGGGCTGCTGACCGAGCGGGAGCGGGATGTGCTCGTCCTGGTCGCCGACGGGCTGTCCAACGGAGAGATCGCGGCGCGCATGCATCTGAGCACCGGCACGGTCAAGGACCATGTCAGCGCGATCCTCACCAAGCTGGACGTCGCCAGCCGGGTCCAGGCGGCGCTGCTCGCCGAGCGGGCCGGAATGCTCAGGCCGCCGACGCGTACGGCGGACGACCGCCCGGCGGGTGAGCACGCAGGCGATCACACAGGGGAGGCGGCGCCGTGA
- a CDS encoding histidine phosphatase family protein, translating to MSVRLTLLCAAAGPSVRGEARFGGGSLDERAVHEAEAARSALPAAPVVLRAPSVRCGQTADALGLDASVEPRLRDLDHGSWQGRSLTEVLAGVGPEAGPEAVRQWTTDPAAAPHGGESVRELCLRIGGWLDSLPGDLPQDTGRRVLAVVEPSVVRAAGVYALGAPLPAFWRLDVPPLSGIGLTWHGGRWNLRLVATAPTA from the coding sequence ATGTCGGTCAGACTGACGCTGCTGTGCGCCGCAGCGGGTCCCTCGGTACGCGGCGAGGCTCGCTTCGGCGGCGGTTCGCTCGACGAACGGGCCGTACACGAGGCAGAAGCTGCGCGGTCCGCACTCCCCGCCGCCCCGGTCGTACTCCGGGCGCCGTCCGTACGGTGCGGGCAGACGGCGGACGCGCTGGGGCTCGACGCATCGGTCGAACCCCGGCTGCGCGACCTGGACCACGGCTCCTGGCAGGGCCGTTCACTCACCGAAGTGCTGGCCGGCGTGGGGCCCGAAGCGGGCCCCGAAGCGGTCCGGCAGTGGACCACCGACCCGGCGGCCGCACCGCATGGCGGTGAGTCCGTGCGGGAACTGTGCCTGCGGATCGGCGGCTGGCTGGACTCCCTTCCAGGGGATCTGCCCCAGGACACCGGACGGCGCGTACTGGCCGTGGTCGAGCCCTCGGTCGTACGGGCGGCGGGCGTGTACGCGCTCGGCGCGCCGCTGCCCGCGTTCTGGCGGCTCGACGTGCCACCGCTGTCCGGTATCGGCCTCACCTGGCACGGCGGAAGGTGGAATCTGCGGCTGGTCGCCACGGCGCCCACCGCCTGA
- a CDS encoding NAD(+)/NADH kinase: MAVARVGLVVHSGRPEAVAAARVVRDWCRGHGIRCTDIDVWDDGEPRHSTREELAAAGDPDLIVTLGGDGTFLRGARLAAENDALVLGVDLGRVGFLTEVPVEDVSMALDAVHEERVTAEPRMMLAMRASCSLELPDGMEFLLRYGRGPLLPPTCARPDCAVGGGWGIALEATALNDVVLEKLARDHQVSAGVYVAGRLLASYSADALMVATPTGSTAYSFAAGGPVISPRAEALVFTPVAPHMAFNRSVIAAPDEPIALRLLERSGLAVVSIDGQVRGILHPGEWIGVYAAPRPLRAVRLGPTDFYGRLRERMRLTDAPAATADGEAAPLWPLSTPAPPDLAHLSLPPVRTDAYPLR, encoded by the coding sequence ATGGCAGTGGCACGAGTCGGACTCGTCGTCCACAGCGGGCGCCCTGAGGCGGTCGCCGCCGCCCGCGTCGTCCGCGACTGGTGCCGAGGCCACGGCATCCGCTGCACGGACATCGACGTCTGGGATGACGGTGAACCACGTCACAGCACGCGCGAGGAGCTCGCAGCGGCGGGGGATCCCGACCTCATCGTCACCCTGGGCGGCGACGGCACCTTCCTGCGCGGCGCCCGGCTGGCCGCCGAGAACGACGCGCTCGTACTCGGTGTCGACCTCGGACGGGTGGGTTTCCTGACCGAGGTGCCCGTCGAGGACGTGTCCATGGCACTGGACGCGGTCCACGAGGAGCGGGTCACCGCCGAGCCGCGGATGATGCTCGCGATGCGCGCCTCCTGCTCCCTGGAACTGCCCGATGGCATGGAGTTCCTGCTCCGTTACGGCCGAGGCCCGCTGCTGCCCCCGACTTGCGCCCGCCCGGACTGCGCGGTCGGCGGCGGCTGGGGCATCGCCCTGGAGGCGACCGCGCTCAACGACGTCGTGCTGGAGAAACTGGCCAGGGACCACCAGGTGTCCGCCGGGGTCTATGTCGCCGGCCGACTGCTGGCCTCCTACTCCGCCGACGCCCTCATGGTCGCCACCCCCACGGGCTCGACCGCGTACAGCTTCGCCGCCGGAGGCCCGGTCATCTCGCCCCGCGCCGAAGCACTGGTCTTCACTCCGGTCGCCCCCCACATGGCCTTCAACCGGTCCGTCATCGCCGCCCCCGACGAACCCATCGCGCTGCGCCTGCTCGAACGCTCAGGTCTCGCTGTGGTGAGTATCGACGGCCAGGTGCGCGGCATCCTCCACCCAGGCGAATGGATCGGCGTCTACGCGGCGCCACGTCCGCTGCGGGCCGTACGCCTCGGGCCCACCGACTTCTACGGCCGCCTGCGGGAACGCATGCGCCTGACCGACGCCCCCGCCGCGACCGCCGACGGCGAGGCCGCCCCGCTCTGGCCCCTGTCCACCCCGGCGCCGCCGGACCTGGCGCATCTGAGCCTGCCACCGGTGCGGACGGACGCCTATCCGCTGCGCTGA
- a CDS encoding DUF1775 domain-containing protein — protein MSHITKARTARRLSVLAGLSGASLAASLAFAVPAAAHVEVEAEGAAALAQNVTLDFSAESESDSAGISRMEVILPEGILPSDVTFKQGPDGWKFATTPRGYTVSGPAVGVGDDVEYSVTVRQLPDAESLAFKTLQTYGDGRVDRWIELEESGGGEGDGHSHGHGNPAPQLALKPAAPGAKPVAPSPSAVAPEQSPAKSPEKSTGNASGKPATGNQGPESAQDAGEGGSSPVPALVIGAVVLAAVAGGGYWWKRRGAAS, from the coding sequence GTGTCTCACATCACCAAGGCGCGCACCGCACGCCGCCTTTCCGTACTCGCCGGCCTCAGCGGTGCCTCGCTCGCGGCCTCGCTCGCCTTCGCCGTCCCCGCGGCGGCGCATGTGGAGGTCGAGGCGGAGGGCGCCGCGGCCCTCGCCCAGAACGTCACGCTGGACTTCAGCGCCGAGTCCGAGTCCGACAGCGCGGGCATCAGCAGGATGGAGGTCATCCTCCCCGAGGGCATCCTCCCGTCCGATGTCACCTTCAAGCAGGGACCGGACGGCTGGAAGTTCGCGACCACCCCGCGCGGTTACACCGTCTCCGGCCCCGCGGTCGGCGTCGGTGACGACGTGGAGTACTCGGTGACCGTGCGGCAGTTGCCCGATGCCGAGTCGCTGGCATTCAAGACCCTCCAGACGTACGGCGACGGGCGCGTCGACCGCTGGATCGAGCTGGAGGAGTCCGGCGGCGGGGAGGGCGACGGCCACAGCCATGGGCACGGCAATCCGGCACCACAACTCGCCCTGAAGCCCGCCGCTCCCGGGGCGAAGCCGGTGGCGCCCAGCCCGAGCGCCGTCGCACCGGAGCAATCTCCGGCGAAGTCGCCGGAGAAGTCCACGGGGAACGCGTCCGGCAAACCCGCGACCGGTAACCAGGGGCCTGAGAGCGCCCAGGACGCCGGGGAAGGCGGCTCGTCGCCCGTACCCGCGCTGGTCATCGGTGCGGTGGTGCTCGCTGCCGTCGCCGGGGGCGGCTACTGGTGGAAGCGCCGGGGCGCCGCTTCCTGA
- a CDS encoding histidine kinase has product MHGTVVDHTVADHGTLPRRLPTPLVNAALVAFSILDAWIQVGSHDPVLLAFALVAAVSLLLRHRLPLLTFIVTLPAVMVSDAIFAALVALYTLASLTRHRMLLGVCALAFTVCDSIKWPSASIDLSSTQGFVSLGYSAATAAAPVFLGQLVQTRRDLSLRLAEISEARDHERLLTAQSMLSQERAQLAREMHDVVSHQVSLIAVRAGALQVGTRDAEVREAAATIRRLSVQTLDELRHMVSVLRASGGRPTELTPQPSVADLRRLVDSSGIDVEMRTELPDGLPATVQRAIYRTVQEALTNVRKHAPGATATVRIRHAEGAVRVTVTNTAPTRPALPLPSAHYGLVGLRQRAALLGGTVTSGPTADGGYELRLVLPAADGVN; this is encoded by the coding sequence ATGCACGGCACGGTGGTCGACCACACGGTGGCCGACCACGGCACCCTGCCCCGGCGGCTGCCCACCCCCCTGGTCAACGCCGCCCTCGTCGCGTTCTCGATCCTCGACGCCTGGATCCAGGTCGGCAGCCATGACCCCGTGCTGCTGGCCTTCGCGCTGGTCGCCGCCGTGTCACTGCTGCTGCGCCATCGGCTGCCGCTGCTCACCTTCATCGTCACGCTGCCCGCCGTCATGGTCTCCGACGCCATCTTCGCCGCACTGGTCGCGCTGTACACGCTGGCCTCGCTCACCCGCCACCGGATGCTGCTGGGCGTCTGCGCGCTGGCCTTCACCGTCTGCGACAGCATCAAGTGGCCGTCCGCCTCCATCGACCTGTCCAGCACCCAGGGCTTCGTCTCACTCGGCTACTCCGCGGCCACCGCGGCCGCCCCCGTCTTCCTCGGCCAGCTCGTCCAGACCCGGCGCGATCTGTCGCTGCGCCTCGCCGAGATCTCAGAGGCGCGCGACCACGAGCGTCTGCTGACCGCCCAGAGCATGCTGTCCCAGGAGCGCGCCCAGCTCGCCCGCGAGATGCACGACGTGGTCTCCCACCAGGTGAGCCTGATCGCCGTACGGGCCGGGGCGCTTCAGGTGGGCACCCGCGACGCCGAGGTACGGGAGGCCGCCGCCACCATCCGGCGCCTCAGCGTGCAGACGCTGGACGAGCTGCGGCACATGGTCAGCGTGCTGCGCGCCTCCGGGGGCCGCCCGACGGAGCTCACGCCGCAGCCGTCCGTGGCCGACCTTCGCCGGCTGGTCGACAGCAGCGGCATCGACGTGGAGATGCGCACGGAACTGCCCGACGGCCTCCCAGCGACCGTGCAACGCGCGATCTACCGCACCGTCCAGGAAGCACTGACCAATGTGCGCAAGCACGCGCCGGGTGCCACGGCGACCGTACGGATCCGCCACGCGGAGGGCGCGGTACGCGTCACCGTCACCAACACCGCACCGACTCGCCCGGCCCTCCCTCTGCCCAGCGCGCATTACGGTCTCGTCGGTCTGCGCCAGCGCGCCGCGCTGCTCGGTGGCACGGTCACGTCGGGGCCCACGGCGGACGGCGGCTACGAACTGCGCCTCGTACTACCGGCAGCGGACGGTGTGAACTGA
- a CDS encoding CbtB-domain containing protein, protein MAQSAITPVEIPVGQPVLVKLPVRVVAPWAAFFGLLMLVMLYFVGAEQGAFSVFSGEGVHEWVHDGRHLLGFPCH, encoded by the coding sequence ATGGCCCAGTCCGCCATCACACCCGTCGAAATCCCCGTTGGCCAGCCCGTGCTGGTGAAGCTCCCGGTCCGCGTCGTCGCACCCTGGGCCGCCTTCTTCGGGCTGCTGATGCTCGTCATGCTGTACTTCGTCGGCGCCGAACAGGGTGCGTTCTCCGTGTTCTCCGGTGAGGGCGTGCACGAGTGGGTCCACGACGGCCGTCATCTGCTCGGCTTCCCGTGCCACTGA